In Actinomycetota bacterium, a genomic segment contains:
- a CDS encoding AAA family ATPase: MTASADHIKALVKSHTSGDDEAFYAVAMQVAAKAARQGHHRLATDLKQLVEAARRQNSGTVVTPIVQPRGELADLVVASFPRVQLRDLIVPDGLRGRLELVIAEQRQRHALMEQGFNPAHRLLLEGPPGTGKTMTAAVLAHALDLPLLTIRLDSVFSKYLGETGSKLRTVFDAAATQRAVYLFDEFDALGGDRAGNDVGEARRILNSFLVFLEQASAESLVIASTNHRAILDRALFRRFDMVITYDRPDAAQAVAVLKARLGPIGKGIRWATVRTHTAGLSHAELVKAAEASAKRALLAGEPTVTTESLLAALRERGESTVA, translated from the coding sequence GTGACCGCCTCCGCTGACCACATCAAGGCGCTCGTTAAGAGCCACACGTCAGGAGACGATGAGGCGTTCTACGCCGTGGCGATGCAGGTGGCAGCCAAAGCGGCGCGGCAAGGGCATCACCGATTGGCAACGGACCTGAAGCAATTGGTGGAAGCCGCACGGCGGCAAAATTCTGGAACAGTCGTGACCCCGATCGTCCAACCGCGGGGCGAACTCGCGGATCTGGTGGTCGCATCGTTCCCTCGGGTTCAATTACGAGACCTCATCGTGCCGGATGGGCTCCGCGGTCGCTTGGAGCTGGTCATCGCCGAGCAAAGGCAGCGCCACGCACTGATGGAGCAAGGCTTCAACCCGGCCCACAGGCTCCTGCTCGAAGGGCCGCCGGGTACCGGAAAGACCATGACGGCGGCAGTGCTCGCTCACGCGCTGGATCTGCCGCTGCTGACGATTCGGCTTGATAGCGTCTTCAGCAAGTACCTGGGAGAGACGGGGAGCAAGCTGAGAACAGTGTTCGACGCCGCTGCGACGCAGCGGGCCGTCTATCTGTTCGACGAGTTTGACGCGCTCGGTGGCGACCGGGCGGGCAACGATGTCGGGGAAGCGCGCCGAATCCTTAACTCGTTCCTCGTTTTCCTCGAACAGGCGAGTGCTGAGAGTTTGGTAATCGCCTCGACTAACCATCGAGCGATTCTCGATCGTGCGCTGTTCCGACGATTCGACATGGTGATCACCTACGACCGACCGGACGCGGCACAAGCTGTCGCGGTTTTGAAGGCGCGCCTCGGCCCGATCGGGAAGGGCATTCGATGGGCGACAGTGCGGACACACACTGCAGGGCTGAGCCACGCCGAACTAGTGAAGGCCGCCGAAGCGTCAGCGAAGCGCGCTCTGCTCGCTGGCGAGCCAACAGTCACTACCGAGTCTCTCCTCGCTGCTCTACGCGAACGAGGCGAGTCAACAGTTGCCTGA
- a CDS encoding S8 family peptidase, translating into MSRIRATVLRDLWQSEGEPDTTGVRWWELWLLPVSDAVDLAERFAQAAGLTLIGRHLYFDTRTVVWIQACWTDLLPLPFTAVPIAEIRRPQFVDTIEDLTLDEQQELVGDLSGRITPAQPEAPAVCLVDTGARRTHVLLDGSLSSGDMHSVVGLPEGDVHGHGTRMAGLALYGPVDVELLRSGGVVLLHRLESVKLLPDPGQPPHDPDSYGLVTAEAVAAPEVVSSRRRAYCMPITANSDRPGEPSLWSATVDALAVGTDVGRSNDGIKLLGPPSPDAARLIVISVGNVDEPYELDYRQKCDLSPIEDPAQAWNALAVGAYTELTDAPTDPSFAGWKGVAPNGDISPHSRTGVIAGGKAWPIKPDICMEGGNVLTDGTNDFNHSHPLMSLLTTDLRNDVALSSANATSAATAQASRLAALAMAIYPSYWPETIRGLLVHSAEWTATMRSEILAETGKERRVLLLKRYGWGVPDAPTVLTSARNAVTMVVQDEFVPFTGEDYRMRNFRLHELPWPRDVLADLGADDVDLRVTLSYFIEPSAARRGWRRRYAYASHGLRFELRGPNEDTPNFIRRVNREAAREEEEGNAGVSSSTDHWMIGPNQRNKGSLHQDIWEGHGAELAATGGVLAVHVVGGWWKNSKRKDRVDRAVRYALVVSLRTKTADVDLYTPIATQLNIPVSAVAIEV; encoded by the coding sequence ATGAGCCGCATTAGAGCGACGGTTCTTCGTGATCTCTGGCAGTCCGAGGGCGAGCCCGATACGACCGGCGTGAGGTGGTGGGAGCTTTGGTTGCTTCCGGTATCCGATGCGGTCGATCTCGCCGAGCGCTTCGCGCAGGCGGCAGGGCTGACCTTGATCGGGCGTCACTTGTATTTCGATACGCGCACGGTGGTTTGGATTCAAGCGTGTTGGACAGACCTGCTCCCCTTGCCTTTCACTGCGGTTCCAATCGCCGAGATACGACGGCCGCAGTTCGTTGACACGATAGAAGACCTCACGCTTGATGAGCAGCAGGAGCTTGTTGGCGACCTTTCAGGGCGGATCACTCCAGCGCAACCGGAGGCTCCAGCGGTGTGTCTTGTCGACACCGGCGCCCGTCGGACCCATGTGCTTCTCGACGGATCTCTAAGCTCAGGCGATATGCATTCAGTCGTCGGTCTGCCCGAGGGAGATGTGCACGGTCACGGGACGCGAATGGCCGGCCTCGCCCTCTACGGTCCGGTCGACGTTGAGTTACTTCGGAGTGGAGGCGTCGTCCTTCTGCATCGCCTTGAGTCGGTCAAACTCCTGCCGGACCCCGGCCAACCTCCTCACGACCCCGACTCCTACGGTCTCGTCACCGCCGAGGCGGTCGCCGCCCCGGAGGTCGTTTCCTCGCGTCGGAGGGCGTACTGCATGCCTATCACGGCCAACTCCGACCGCCCGGGCGAACCGTCGCTGTGGTCCGCGACCGTTGACGCGTTAGCAGTTGGGACCGACGTTGGTCGCTCCAACGACGGGATCAAGCTGCTTGGTCCCCCGTCTCCCGACGCAGCACGCCTCATCGTAATTTCGGTCGGCAACGTGGATGAGCCGTACGAACTCGATTACCGCCAGAAATGCGATCTCTCGCCAATTGAAGATCCCGCCCAAGCGTGGAACGCCCTCGCGGTTGGTGCATACACGGAGCTAACCGATGCACCGACCGATCCGTCGTTTGCGGGATGGAAAGGGGTCGCTCCGAACGGTGACATCTCGCCCCATAGCAGGACCGGCGTCATTGCTGGCGGTAAGGCATGGCCAATAAAACCTGACATCTGCATGGAAGGTGGCAACGTACTCACGGACGGGACGAACGACTTCAATCACAGCCACCCGCTGATGTCCCTGCTGACGACGGATCTGCGTAACGATGTCGCGCTCAGCTCGGCGAACGCAACGAGCGCTGCAACGGCGCAGGCAAGTCGTCTGGCTGCGTTGGCGATGGCGATCTATCCCTCCTATTGGCCGGAGACCATCCGCGGACTTCTCGTCCACAGCGCCGAGTGGACGGCGACGATGCGCTCCGAGATTCTCGCCGAAACTGGCAAGGAGAGGCGCGTTCTCCTCTTGAAGCGGTATGGCTGGGGAGTCCCGGATGCGCCGACCGTTCTTACCTCCGCGCGAAACGCTGTCACGATGGTTGTCCAAGACGAGTTCGTGCCCTTCACGGGCGAGGACTACCGAATGAGGAACTTCCGGCTGCACGAGTTGCCCTGGCCCCGTGATGTGCTCGCGGACCTGGGGGCGGACGACGTTGATCTGCGCGTAACTCTCTCGTACTTCATAGAGCCATCGGCGGCTCGTCGCGGCTGGCGTCGGCGGTACGCCTACGCTTCGCACGGTCTGCGCTTCGAGCTCCGAGGACCGAACGAGGACACACCCAACTTCATTCGCCGAGTCAACCGCGAAGCTGCGCGGGAGGAAGAGGAAGGGAACGCAGGCGTCTCGTCATCGACCGATCACTGGATGATCGGCCCGAACCAGCGCAACAAGGGATCGCTCCATCAAGACATCTGGGAAGGGCACGGAGCCGAGCTCGCCGCTACTGGCGGTGTGCTCGCTGTGCATGTCGTCGGTGGGTGGTGGAAGAACAGCAAGCGAAAGGACCGGGTCGACCGGGCGGTGCGGTACGCGCTGGTGGTCTCGCTCAGGACGAAGACGGCGGATGTCGACCTGTACACGCCGATCGCGACTCAGCTCAACATACCGGTGAGTGCGGTTGCAATCGAGGTTTGA
- a CDS encoding DNA methyltransferase has protein sequence MGAQGRIEEARQTELVWEGKYDKDGRRQAPPRVALPFQTVETVNESAQERQRSFDLFARGGDPTWRNRLIWGDKKYVLPALLDSLAGAVTLIYVDPPFATGADFSFSREIPGSDTTFTKEPSVIEQKAYRDTWGRGFDSYLQWFYEAALVLHQLLADDGSIYVHIGPNVNHLVRVCLDEVFGRENFQSEIIWKRVSARSHGKGIPFSHDSILVYSRSEAPVWNPQYLPTSESYIKSHYTHVESGSGRRYRLDNTLNQNPDRPNLTYDWKGITRTWRWTREKMQELDAVGRLVYTKSGMPQYKRYLDESPGTLVQSVWTDIPPVNSQAIEDSGYPTQKPEVLLQRIIEASSNEDDLVLDCFCGSGTTALVAEKLNRRWIVSDLGRFAVHTTRKRLLGVPNLSPFVVQNLGKYERQLWQAAEFGQAAKVRARAYCQFILELYKAKPLEGFVWLHGLKAGRMVHVGTVDAPVTVGDVKQIAIEFRKAIGKGEGSPKSKAVDVLGWDFAFEVNEVAKQEAALAGINMRFVRIPREVLEKRAVEQGDIRFFELAALGVDVKKRGKVVTLGLTDFVIPLDDVPDEIQKAITNWTQWIDYWAVDWEYKGDTFHNEWQTYRFRQSRSLEKSVSHTYEEAGTYTILVKVIDILGNDTTKTLKVEVK, from the coding sequence GTGGGAGCGCAGGGGCGCATCGAGGAGGCGAGGCAAACGGAACTTGTCTGGGAAGGTAAGTACGACAAGGATGGTCGACGACAGGCTCCGCCGCGAGTTGCGCTCCCGTTTCAGACGGTGGAGACGGTCAACGAATCGGCGCAAGAGCGCCAGCGTTCATTCGATCTCTTTGCGCGCGGTGGCGATCCGACGTGGCGAAACAGGTTGATCTGGGGCGACAAGAAGTATGTGCTGCCCGCGTTGCTGGACTCCCTGGCGGGGGCCGTAACGCTTATCTATGTTGATCCACCCTTCGCGACGGGCGCGGACTTCTCTTTCTCGCGGGAAATCCCCGGATCAGACACCACTTTTACGAAGGAACCCAGCGTCATTGAGCAGAAGGCGTACAGGGACACCTGGGGACGGGGATTCGACTCGTATCTGCAATGGTTCTATGAGGCGGCACTCGTCCTTCATCAATTGCTCGCAGACGATGGCAGCATTTACGTTCACATCGGGCCGAATGTGAATCACCTCGTAAGAGTCTGCCTTGACGAAGTGTTTGGTCGAGAGAACTTTCAGAGCGAAATAATCTGGAAACGAGTTTCGGCGCGTAGCCACGGAAAAGGTATCCCCTTCTCGCACGACAGCATCCTGGTTTACTCGCGGTCTGAGGCGCCCGTATGGAATCCTCAGTACTTGCCCACCAGCGAGAGCTACATCAAGTCTCACTACACGCACGTCGAGTCGGGTAGCGGTCGGAGGTACAGGCTCGACAACACGCTGAACCAGAATCCCGATCGGCCGAATCTGACTTACGACTGGAAAGGGATCACCCGCACCTGGCGCTGGACGCGCGAGAAGATGCAAGAACTGGATGCGGTCGGACGTCTCGTCTACACGAAGTCAGGGATGCCGCAATACAAGCGCTATCTTGACGAGTCTCCGGGAACGCTCGTGCAGTCTGTTTGGACTGACATTCCGCCCGTGAATTCTCAAGCGATTGAAGACTCCGGATACCCAACGCAGAAGCCAGAGGTGCTGCTCCAACGCATCATCGAAGCGTCTTCGAACGAGGACGACTTAGTCCTCGACTGCTTCTGCGGAAGCGGGACCACTGCCCTTGTGGCTGAGAAGCTGAACCGCAGGTGGATCGTGTCTGACCTTGGGCGGTTTGCAGTGCATACGACTCGCAAGCGCCTGCTCGGAGTGCCGAACTTGAGTCCGTTTGTGGTTCAGAATCTCGGCAAGTACGAACGGCAGCTTTGGCAGGCTGCAGAGTTCGGACAAGCGGCGAAGGTGCGGGCGCGTGCGTATTGTCAGTTCATCCTCGAGCTCTATAAGGCGAAACCGCTTGAAGGATTCGTCTGGCTGCACGGGCTGAAAGCCGGCCGCATGGTCCACGTCGGAACGGTAGACGCACCGGTGACGGTTGGTGACGTTAAACAAATAGCCATTGAGTTCCGAAAAGCCATTGGCAAGGGCGAAGGTTCACCAAAGTCCAAAGCAGTCGATGTTCTCGGCTGGGATTTCGCTTTCGAGGTGAACGAGGTTGCCAAGCAGGAGGCCGCGCTCGCAGGTATCAACATGCGGTTCGTTCGCATTCCTCGTGAGGTGCTAGAGAAGCGCGCGGTGGAGCAAGGAGATATCCGATTCTTCGAGCTGGCAGCTCTTGGTGTTGACGTCAAGAAAAGGGGGAAGGTGGTGACGCTGGGTCTCACCGACTTCGTCATTCCACTAGACGATGTCCCCGATGAGATCCAGAAAGCGATCACGAACTGGACTCAGTGGATCGACTACTGGGCGGTCGACTGGGAGTACAAGGGTGACACTTTCCACAACGAATGGCAGACGTATCGGTTCCGTCAAAGCCGGAGCTTGGAGAAGTCAGTGAGTCATACCTACGAAGAGGCCGGGACGTACACCATCCTCGTGAAGGTCATTGACATCCTCGGTAATGACACGACGAAGACGCTGAAGGTAGAGGTGAAGTAG
- a CDS encoding DEAD/DEAH box helicase family protein, translated as MAGRKEKAAEQQSILEARVTTAPCVPAIRSAVAEWRVQKYRDATETSRLLLNHWFLTDHRQPNGSFFRYHYFQREAIETLIYLYEVAGTRRHKDLLETFAPNLPGIRLLQYDDFTRYCVKMATGSGKTKGMALAVAWQYFNAVAEGRDDYARTFLIVAPNVIVFERLRSDFGGGRIFKTDPVIPPELSVYWDLDCYMRGESERASSQGALYLTNVQQLYERQERVDEDEPEEMTAVLGEKPPPYMAEPEPFDRRIVTRGGPCMVVNDEGHHTHEEDSEWSKVIRRLHGTVSGGVAAQLDFTATPRYAKGGLFTWTVFDYPLKQAIIDNVVKRPMKGVAAGIKEQPSDVASARYQAYITAGVERWREYREQLTPLGKKPILFLMLNSTAEADDICEYLRVKYPDEFGGERSLVIHTDRSGDVSKKDLDKARETARQVDEGESPVNAIVSVLMLREGWDVQNVTVIVGLRPYTSKANILPEQTIGRGLRLMFRNMAGGYTERVDVIGNNAFLKFVEQLEREEDIALESFDLKEPLVIQTIAPDPEKLDKDVTMPVLSPILSRKKTLAEEIAGLDVAAMSCPVFPRKADDAASKKFKYEGYDIVTLEKLVDREYEVPEPRTSEEVISYYSKRISQDVKLPSQFAALVPKVREFLETRAFGERVDLADPVIIKAVATAVAQYVTVKTFARALRGLVVEELAPELLSPGRRLSETPPFPYSRPTLPAKKTVFNLAACDNEFEREFARFLENASDVVCFAKLPSQFGFTIEYTDAATNLRYYEPDFVVVTKSGGHFLVETKGREDIDVAHKDRAAGIWCENATLLTGTAWAYVKALQVEWNKLRPSDFAELRLVFSA; from the coding sequence GTGGCGGGCCGGAAGGAGAAGGCGGCCGAACAGCAGAGCATTCTCGAAGCTCGCGTGACCACGGCCCCATGTGTGCCGGCAATCCGATCGGCAGTCGCCGAATGGCGCGTGCAGAAATATCGAGATGCGACGGAAACGAGCCGACTGCTGCTGAATCATTGGTTCCTGACCGACCACCGCCAACCGAATGGCTCCTTCTTCCGTTACCACTACTTTCAGCGCGAAGCCATCGAGACACTTATCTATCTGTATGAGGTTGCCGGGACGAGACGCCACAAGGATCTTCTCGAAACGTTCGCGCCGAACCTCCCGGGTATCCGCCTGCTCCAATACGACGACTTCACGCGCTACTGCGTGAAGATGGCGACAGGAAGCGGGAAGACGAAGGGCATGGCTCTGGCGGTGGCCTGGCAGTACTTCAACGCGGTGGCCGAGGGTCGCGACGACTACGCCCGCACGTTCTTGATTGTGGCCCCGAACGTCATCGTGTTCGAGAGACTTCGAAGCGACTTTGGCGGCGGTCGCATCTTCAAGACCGATCCTGTGATTCCGCCGGAACTGTCGGTGTACTGGGATCTGGATTGCTACATGCGAGGTGAGAGCGAGCGAGCGAGTTCGCAGGGCGCGCTCTATCTCACGAACGTCCAGCAGTTGTACGAACGGCAGGAAAGGGTGGATGAGGACGAGCCGGAGGAAATGACGGCAGTGCTGGGGGAGAAACCGCCGCCATACATGGCTGAGCCTGAGCCGTTCGATCGCAGAATCGTTACGCGCGGCGGGCCATGCATGGTGGTGAACGATGAAGGCCACCACACGCACGAAGAGGACAGCGAATGGAGCAAGGTCATACGACGACTCCACGGGACAGTATCCGGCGGGGTTGCTGCGCAACTCGATTTCACGGCCACCCCAAGGTATGCGAAGGGCGGTCTTTTCACGTGGACTGTGTTCGATTATCCCTTGAAGCAGGCGATCATCGACAACGTCGTGAAGCGACCCATGAAAGGTGTGGCCGCAGGAATCAAGGAGCAGCCGTCCGATGTCGCGAGTGCCCGGTATCAGGCGTACATCACAGCTGGAGTTGAGCGTTGGCGGGAGTATCGCGAACAGCTCACGCCTCTTGGCAAGAAGCCGATCCTCTTCTTGATGCTGAATAGCACCGCAGAGGCGGATGATATTTGCGAGTACCTGCGCGTCAAGTATCCCGATGAGTTCGGCGGTGAGCGTTCGCTTGTAATCCATACGGATAGGAGCGGCGACGTTTCCAAGAAAGACCTGGATAAAGCGCGCGAGACAGCGCGTCAGGTTGATGAGGGCGAAAGTCCGGTGAATGCGATCGTGAGCGTTCTCATGCTTCGCGAAGGTTGGGACGTTCAAAACGTGACCGTAATCGTGGGGCTTCGGCCATACACATCGAAGGCCAACATCTTGCCTGAGCAGACGATTGGTCGAGGACTCCGGCTCATGTTCCGGAACATGGCCGGCGGCTACACGGAGCGTGTCGACGTGATCGGGAACAACGCGTTCCTTAAATTCGTGGAACAGCTAGAGCGCGAGGAGGATATCGCGCTCGAGTCGTTCGACCTCAAAGAACCGCTTGTTATCCAGACGATCGCGCCCGATCCAGAGAAGCTGGACAAGGACGTGACGATGCCGGTCCTGAGTCCGATCTTGTCACGCAAGAAGACTTTGGCCGAGGAGATCGCTGGGCTCGATGTCGCAGCGATGAGCTGTCCAGTGTTCCCGCGCAAGGCTGACGATGCGGCGTCGAAGAAGTTCAAGTACGAGGGTTACGACATCGTGACGTTGGAGAAGCTGGTCGATCGAGAGTACGAGGTCCCGGAGCCGCGCACCTCCGAAGAGGTTATCTCCTACTACTCGAAGCGCATCTCGCAGGACGTGAAGCTTCCATCACAATTCGCAGCCCTCGTTCCAAAGGTTCGTGAGTTCCTCGAAACGCGTGCATTCGGGGAGCGGGTCGATCTGGCGGACCCAGTCATCATCAAGGCCGTTGCGACGGCGGTCGCGCAATACGTGACCGTGAAGACGTTCGCGAGGGCCTTGCGCGGTCTCGTCGTCGAAGAGCTGGCGCCTGAGCTGTTGAGTCCGGGGCGAAGACTGTCTGAGACTCCGCCGTTCCCGTACTCTCGGCCCACGTTGCCCGCCAAGAAGACGGTGTTCAATCTCGCGGCGTGTGACAACGAGTTCGAGAGAGAGTTCGCTCGTTTCCTGGAGAACGCATCGGATGTTGTGTGCTTCGCGAAACTCCCAAGTCAGTTCGGATTCACGATCGAGTACACCGACGCGGCGACGAACCTTCGTTACTATGAGCCCGATTTCGTTGTCGTTACGAAGAGCGGCGGCCATTTTCTGGTCGAAACGAAAGGCCGCGAAGATATTGATGTCGCGCATAAGGATCGTGCTGCCGGAATCTGGTGTGAGAACGCAACGTTGCTTACGGGAACTGCGTGGGCCTATGTGAAGGCTCTGCAGGTGGAATGGAACAAGCTTCGGCCGTCCGACTTCGCCGAGCTACGCCTGGTGTTCAGCGCTTAG
- a CDS encoding signal peptidase I has protein sequence MNRGWVRVAASAIGIGFIAAAWLGLGPRSLGGSVDYVAVARGSSMEPTFHVGDLALTRPRPVASYAVGDVVATRTDYGRIVLHRIASIGGERLVTKGDNNDEVDQYQPLRSDVMGSLWLRIPSGGRLLGLLRPPIVLLPLGIVLAAWLLISSGKPARARRGNGRRERAPRSASPAPLRSGAPPTISETVFGAAAVVLIACGLIAMAAFSRPTRAAAERSVAHQGAFSYAGSVAGATGPEARIETGDPAFLRLTRRLRVNFAYGFEVDASHSVAGDWRLVAELSSPNGWRRVVPLTPVSPYQGDRFEASGILDLRALRNVVLATEDRSGVVNPTYALAVRADVHARGNIEGRSINEAFSPEMRFTLDALQAQLQVADHKAGESVAVHEENSVSVPGAALNHITVVKIPLPVDLARGIGVVGVAGAILTMAAAGLLIARSKREDEPTRIGKRWGRALTAIEAPIVTGSFTAAASFEDLVRLAERYDRQIMYHVDGDRHAYMVEEGSRVFQYVAQAERAPERVEKTRDLAFLQPLLDRRHA, from the coding sequence ATGAATCGGGGCTGGGTCAGGGTCGCAGCGTCGGCGATCGGAATCGGATTCATCGCCGCGGCGTGGCTCGGACTCGGCCCCCGTTCGCTTGGCGGGTCGGTCGACTATGTGGCGGTAGCAAGGGGCTCCAGCATGGAGCCGACGTTCCATGTTGGAGATCTGGCGCTCACCCGTCCTCGTCCGGTGGCGTCCTACGCCGTCGGCGATGTTGTCGCCACGAGAACCGACTACGGCAGGATCGTTCTTCACCGGATCGCGTCGATCGGCGGCGAGCGGCTCGTCACCAAGGGCGACAACAACGACGAGGTGGATCAGTATCAGCCGTTGCGATCAGACGTAATGGGCTCGCTGTGGCTCCGGATTCCTTCGGGAGGCCGGCTGTTGGGGCTTCTTCGTCCCCCCATCGTCTTGCTGCCGTTGGGCATCGTGCTCGCCGCTTGGTTGCTGATCTCGAGCGGGAAGCCGGCGCGCGCGCGCCGAGGGAATGGACGTCGGGAGCGCGCGCCTCGATCGGCATCGCCGGCTCCGCTGCGCAGCGGTGCTCCGCCCACCATCTCCGAGACGGTCTTTGGTGCAGCAGCGGTAGTGCTGATCGCGTGCGGGTTGATAGCGATGGCGGCGTTTTCGCGCCCCACTCGCGCCGCCGCTGAGCGATCCGTCGCGCATCAGGGAGCATTCAGCTACGCCGGGTCGGTGGCCGGCGCGACCGGACCGGAAGCGCGAATCGAAACCGGCGACCCTGCGTTCCTTCGCCTCACGCGCAGACTTCGAGTCAACTTCGCCTACGGGTTCGAGGTCGACGCGTCGCACTCGGTTGCCGGGGATTGGCGACTGGTTGCGGAGTTGAGTTCTCCGAACGGCTGGCGGCGCGTCGTTCCGCTGACGCCCGTTTCGCCGTACCAGGGTGATCGCTTTGAGGCATCGGGAATCCTGGACCTGCGCGCGCTCCGCAACGTCGTCCTTGCCACCGAGGACCGCTCCGGGGTCGTCAACCCGACCTACGCGCTCGCCGTGCGTGCCGACGTGCATGCGCGCGGGAACATCGAAGGGCGGTCGATCAATGAGGCGTTCTCGCCCGAGATGCGGTTCACGTTGGATGCGCTTCAAGCGCAGCTGCAGGTGGCCGACCACAAGGCCGGCGAATCGGTCGCCGTTCACGAAGAGAACAGCGTGTCGGTTCCCGGAGCGGCGTTGAATCACATCACCGTGGTGAAGATCCCTTTGCCGGTCGATCTGGCACGCGGGATTGGCGTTGTCGGGGTGGCCGGCGCAATTCTGACGATGGCGGCTGCCGGTCTGCTGATCGCACGCAGCAAGCGCGAGGACGAGCCGACGCGTATCGGGAAACGCTGGGGGCGGGCTTTGACCGCCATAGAGGCACCGATCGTCACCGGCTCGTTCACTGCGGCGGCGTCCTTCGAGGACCTCGTGCGACTCGCCGAGCGTTACGACCGCCAGATCATGTATCACGTGGATGGAGACCGGCACGCGTACATGGTTGAGGAAGGGTCGCGAGTGTTCCAGTACGTGGCGCAAGCCGAGCGCGCGCCCGAGCGGGTCGAGAAGACGCGGGATCTCGCTTTCCTCCAACCGTTGCTGGACCGGCGTCATGCGTAG
- a CDS encoding NAD(P)-dependent oxidoreductase, which yields MSAKRAVITGAAGCIGRAFTDALTKDGYEVTGIDLRSGPGIVAGDISEPGEWTKAIDGADLVVHAAAVVGELGELSAYWKINVDGTRNVLDAASNGRAGRVLHLSSIVVHGSDFADGVDETATVRMTGNPYTDTKTASEHQALLAAASGRAQVTIVRPGDVYGPGSVPWTLRPVEMMKRKVFTLVDHGRGVLSPTYVDDLVAGSMVVATHADTVGHVFHVTGGKGVRAADFFGYYARMLGIRLRSVPSKAMYVVAPAAKVARMVGKKLPFTPDTIEYITHPGTYSIKKIDAMTGWRPAVTLDDGMARTEAWLRAEKLIP from the coding sequence ATGAGTGCAAAGCGAGCGGTAATCACAGGCGCGGCGGGCTGCATCGGCCGCGCGTTCACGGATGCGTTGACGAAGGACGGCTACGAAGTGACCGGCATCGATTTGAGGTCGGGACCGGGCATCGTCGCCGGCGACATCAGCGAACCGGGGGAGTGGACCAAGGCGATCGACGGCGCGGATCTCGTCGTCCACGCGGCCGCGGTCGTCGGCGAACTCGGCGAACTCTCGGCCTACTGGAAGATCAACGTGGACGGCACGCGCAACGTTCTGGACGCCGCATCGAACGGGCGCGCGGGGCGCGTGCTGCACTTGTCCTCGATCGTGGTTCACGGCAGCGACTTCGCCGACGGCGTGGACGAGACGGCGACGGTGCGCATGACCGGCAACCCCTATACCGACACGAAGACTGCGTCGGAGCATCAGGCGTTGTTGGCGGCGGCCTCCGGGCGCGCGCAGGTCACGATTGTTCGTCCCGGCGATGTCTACGGCCCGGGAAGCGTGCCCTGGACGCTGCGTCCCGTCGAGATGATGAAGCGCAAGGTGTTTACGCTCGTAGATCACGGACGCGGGGTCTTGTCTCCGACCTACGTCGACGACCTCGTCGCGGGGAGCATGGTCGTGGCTACTCACGCGGATACCGTCGGGCATGTGTTCCACGTGACCGGCGGAAAGGGTGTGCGCGCGGCCGACTTCTTCGGTTACTACGCGCGCATGCTTGGGATCCGTTTGCGCTCGGTCCCGTCAAAGGCGATGTACGTAGTTGCTCCCGCCGCGAAAGTCGCCCGGATGGTCGGCAAGAAGTTGCCGTTCACGCCGGACACCATCGAGTACATCACGCACCCTGGGACTTACTCGATCAAGAAGATCGACGCGATGACGGGCTGGCGGCCGGCAGTAACCCTGGACGACGGGATGGCGCGCACCGAGGCCTGGCTGCGCGCGGAGAAACTGATCCCTTAG